The proteins below are encoded in one region of Methanomassiliicoccus luminyensis B10:
- a CDS encoding DNA topoisomerase I, whose amino-acid sequence MSRLIISEKSDAAARIATILSQGASKRTSINKVPVFQFEDDGGMTYIVGLRGHIIELDYPPSLNNWTEVKLADLISAEPEKRITAHNIVSTLRDISKDVDEVVIATDFDREGELIGLETARLLDLAGKKVSRARFSAFTKQEIDTAFRDLTAPDEKLADAAESRQKIDLAWGAVLTRFISLASKQGGGNFLSVGRVQSPTLALVVARHKAIEEFIPTPYWNVSARFQHGPEFHGNHVKNPFHDEAEAAKALANCEGQTNGKVLEYEKHEKDEYPLPPFNTTMMLMEANKLGFTASRAMKIAEDLYTAGYISYPRTDNTVYPTSLGLRRILEKLKESDFKAEAEELLAQEHVRPSRGKVQTTDHPPIYPTEAATSKQLKGEKWAIYELVARRFMATVAPPAKAELSSASIDVNTEVFDAKGYKMLFLGWKKYYPYFKINETDLPELSIGQEVDLLGVTSDKRMTQPPSRYSQGSLIQEMERLGLGTKSTRHDIIQKLYDRKYVEGNDLMPTPSGVAVAEALIRHAQIVADPKMTAHLEQDMDEIASGKTSLNDVVSESQDMLSDILDTMETHREQIGGEIQKALESQHFIGKCPKCGSDLKAIRTRFGKSFVGCSKYPECDQTYPMPPGALVQPTEEICQECKAPMVKVIRRGQPVSVHCLDPNCPTNKERTTIATCPKCGKDLRLIYSRAGKRFLGCSGYPDCDQTYPLPQMGQLTGTGEKCSACGAPVLMIRNRGRTWTFCANMECPTKKGKDSASAKKPAAKKTAAKKAPAKKASAKKAAPKKATAKKPTAKKAEPPAPAE is encoded by the coding sequence ATGAGCAGGCTCATCATCTCGGAGAAAAGCGATGCCGCGGCCAGGATCGCTACCATATTATCCCAAGGTGCGTCAAAGAGGACCAGTATCAACAAGGTTCCTGTCTTCCAGTTCGAGGACGATGGGGGCATGACTTATATCGTCGGCCTCAGGGGCCACATCATCGAGCTTGACTATCCTCCGAGCCTCAATAACTGGACCGAGGTGAAGCTTGCCGACCTTATCTCCGCCGAGCCGGAGAAGAGGATCACCGCTCACAATATCGTCAGCACCCTCCGCGACATCTCAAAGGATGTGGATGAAGTGGTCATCGCGACCGACTTTGACCGCGAGGGGGAGCTCATTGGACTGGAAACGGCCCGCCTTCTTGACCTGGCCGGCAAGAAGGTGAGCAGGGCCCGCTTCAGCGCGTTCACCAAGCAGGAGATCGACACCGCGTTCCGGGACCTCACGGCGCCGGACGAGAAGCTCGCCGACGCCGCCGAAAGCAGGCAGAAGATCGACCTGGCCTGGGGCGCCGTCCTCACCCGCTTCATCTCCCTCGCCTCCAAGCAGGGCGGCGGGAACTTCCTTTCCGTGGGCAGAGTACAGAGCCCCACCCTGGCCCTGGTGGTGGCGAGGCACAAGGCCATCGAGGAGTTCATCCCCACGCCGTACTGGAACGTCTCCGCGCGCTTCCAGCACGGGCCCGAGTTCCACGGCAATCACGTCAAGAACCCCTTCCATGACGAGGCCGAGGCCGCCAAGGCCCTGGCCAACTGCGAGGGGCAGACCAATGGGAAGGTGTTGGAGTATGAGAAGCACGAGAAGGACGAGTATCCTCTCCCGCCGTTCAACACCACCATGATGCTGATGGAGGCCAACAAGCTCGGCTTCACCGCGTCCCGCGCCATGAAGATCGCCGAGGACCTCTATACCGCCGGGTACATCTCATACCCCAGGACCGACAACACTGTGTACCCGACCTCCCTGGGCCTCCGCAGGATACTGGAGAAGCTGAAGGAGTCGGACTTCAAGGCCGAGGCAGAGGAGCTGCTGGCGCAGGAGCACGTCCGCCCGTCCCGCGGCAAGGTGCAGACCACCGACCACCCTCCTATTTATCCGACCGAAGCGGCCACCAGCAAGCAGCTGAAGGGGGAGAAGTGGGCCATCTACGAGCTTGTGGCCAGGCGGTTCATGGCCACGGTGGCGCCTCCGGCCAAGGCCGAGCTTTCCTCGGCATCCATCGATGTCAACACCGAGGTGTTCGACGCCAAGGGCTACAAGATGCTGTTCCTGGGATGGAAGAAGTACTATCCCTACTTCAAGATCAACGAGACCGATCTCCCCGAGCTGTCAATAGGGCAGGAGGTCGATCTGCTCGGCGTCACCTCGGACAAGAGAATGACCCAGCCTCCCAGCAGGTACTCGCAGGGGAGCCTGATCCAGGAGATGGAGCGCCTGGGCCTGGGGACCAAGTCAACCCGGCATGATATTATACAGAAGCTCTACGACCGCAAGTACGTGGAGGGTAACGATCTGATGCCGACACCCAGCGGGGTGGCTGTGGCGGAGGCGCTCATCCGTCACGCCCAGATCGTCGCCGATCCGAAAATGACCGCCCATCTCGAGCAAGATATGGACGAGATCGCCAGTGGCAAGACCTCCCTGAACGATGTGGTATCGGAATCGCAGGACATGCTCTCGGATATCCTGGACACCATGGAGACGCACCGCGAGCAGATCGGCGGGGAGATACAAAAGGCGCTGGAGTCGCAGCACTTCATAGGTAAATGCCCCAAATGCGGTTCCGACCTGAAGGCCATACGAACGCGGTTCGGCAAGTCGTTCGTGGGGTGCTCCAAGTACCCGGAATGCGACCAGACCTATCCGATGCCGCCGGGCGCCCTGGTGCAGCCTACCGAGGAGATCTGCCAGGAGTGCAAGGCCCCCATGGTAAAGGTCATCCGGAGAGGGCAGCCGGTATCGGTGCACTGCCTTGACCCCAACTGCCCCACCAACAAGGAGCGGACCACCATCGCCACCTGCCCCAAGTGCGGCAAGGATCTCCGGCTCATCTATTCCCGGGCGGGGAAGAGGTTCCTGGGGTGCTCCGGCTACCCCGATTGCGATCAGACCTACCCGCTGCCGCAGATGGGGCAGCTCACCGGCACCGGCGAGAAGTGCAGCGCCTGCGGCGCCCCCGTGCTGATGATCCGGAACCGCGGCCGCACCTGGACGTTCTGCGCCAACATGGAGTGCCCGACCAAAAAGGGCAAGGACAGCGCCAGCGCCAAGAAGCCGGCGGCCAAGAAGACCGCCGCGAAAAAGGCCCCAGCAAAGAAAGCGTCGGCGAAAAAGGCGGCCCCCAAGAAGGCCACGGCGAAGAAGCCAACGGCCAAGAAGGCCGAGCCCCCTGCTCCCGCCGAGTGA